From a region of the Vanrija pseudolonga chromosome 2, complete sequence genome:
- the gra-orf6 gene encoding Granaticin polyketide synthase putative ketoacyl reductase 2 yields the protein MFVIEGKRALITGGSAGLGAAVAQALAAKGARIAINYSSNAERAQQTLSGLAGQGHVLVQGDVFSHDGIKEVVAKAQKELNGAIDIVISNAGWTKFAPFTDLNAVADADWEKMYRANVLSHLWLAQATEADLKKTGGSFLISASVAGLRPSGSSMAYSVSKAALVHLTKCLAKALAPSARVNAVAPGLILTDWSAGFTKEQIDFATNAAALKKTSELDDLANTFVSLAENSSITGQIVEVSAGLGL from the exons ATGTTCGTTATTGAAGGAAAGCGCGCACTCATTactggcggctcggcgggtcTCG gcgccgccgtcgcgcaagccctcgcggccaagggcgcgcgcatcgcgaTCAACTACTCTTCCAacgcggagcgcgcgcagcagacGCTCTCGGGACTCGCGGGGCAGggccacgtcctcgtccaggGCGACGTCTTCTCGCACGACGGCatcaaggaggtcgtcgccaaggcgcagAAGGAGCTCAACGGGGCTATTGACATTGTTATCTCCAATGCGGGCTGGACCAAGTTTGCGCCGTTCACCGACCTGA acgccgtcgccgacgccgactgggAGAAGATGTACCGCGCCAACGTGCTCTCGCACCTGTGGCTCGCGcaggcgaccgaggccgacctcaagAAGACGGGCGGCTCGTTCCTCATCTCGGCGAGTGTCGCTGGCCTGCGTCCCAGCGGCTCGAGCATGGCGTACT CCGTGTCCaaggccgccctcgtccacctcACCAAGTgcctcgccaaggcccttgccccctcggcccgcgtcaacgccgtcgccccgGGCCTCATCCTCACCGACTGGTCGGCGGGCTTTACCAAGGAGCAGATCGACTTTGCGACCAACGCTGCGGCGCTCAAGAAGACTAGCGAGCTGGATGATCTCGCCAACACGTTTG tctcgctcgccgagaacTCGTCCATCACGGGCCAGATTGTCGAGGTGTCGGCCGGTCTTGGTCTCtag
- the vdh_0 gene encoding Vanillin dehydrogenase: MGPTHLPPELVRNLLGAPPSPPTPDLKSYPVITPSTNNIAYHAERSSPSDIDTAVTVAHNYRRTWASTPLRNRTDVARRAAALLQDESSGWAERLLASNVAETSVSAWWASEQIRFLPGFMKHLASCAKDALAPEEVVAGNSKFTLTREPYGVCLAIGTWNAAQVLTMRAVLTPLIAGNTVVLKTSEAIPYTQVLWAELLYAAGLPREALTVVHVAVEDAEELVGALVADKRVRHVNFTGTTRVGSIIASLAGKHLKPTLMELGGKSPVLLLPDAPLEVAASHILFGAFMNSGQICMGTERVLVPASQYDELVGHLREAWAGAQVKRYATMHAAHAGDRIRELVADALANGASRVLGDAGDAGAGALVVPHVLGDVGPEARLYAEESFGPVAVLIKIPDDGLSESSVIDAMVAIANESEYGLSAAVWGRNAARAARVAQRLECGMCHINSPTLNDLPTVPHGGWKASGWGRFNSSEGLRNFTQVKSIEVPREVFAIPLDTLEL; the protein is encoded by the exons ATgggccccacccacctcccgcCAGAACTAGTCCGCAACCTTCTCGGCGCGCCACCGTCCCCGCCAACCCCCGACCTCAAGTCATACCCAGTCATAACGCCGTCGACAAACAACATCGCATACCATGCCGAGCGGTCGTCCCCAAGCGACATCGACACGGCGGTCACCGTCGCCCACAACTACCGCCGCACAtgggcgagcacgccgctgcgGAACCGCaccgacgtcgcgcggcgcgcggccgccttgcTCCAGGACGAGTCGTCGGGCTGGGCCGAACGGCTGCTGGCGAGTAATGTCGCCGAGACGTCTGTTTCCGCCTGGTGGGCGTCCGAGCAGATCCGCTTTCTGCCAGGGTTCATGAAGCACCTTGCTAGCTGTGCCAAAGATGCGCTGGCGCcggaggaggtcgtcgcggggAACT CCAAGTTTACGCTCACGCGCGAGCCGTACGGCGTGTGTCTTGCGATCGGGACGTGGAACGCA GCCCAAGTCCTCACCATGCGCGCGGTCCTCACCCCGCTCATCGCGGGCAACACGGTCGTCCTCAAGACGTCCGAGGCGATACCGTACACCCAAGTCCTGTGGGCCGAGCTACTGTACGCTGCTGGCTTGCCGCGGGAGGCGTTGACGGTGGTTCATGTCGCTGTTGAGGATGCTGAGGAGTTGGTTGGGGCCTTGGTGGCGGACAAGCGGGTGCG CCACGTCAACTTCACCGGCACCACGCGCGTCGGGTCCATCATCGCCTCCCTCGCAGGCAAGCACCTCAAGCCAACGCTCATGGAGCTCGGCGGGAAATCCCCCGTCCTGCTActgcccgacgcgccgctcgaaGTCGCAGCGAGCCATATCCTCTTCGGGGCCTTCATGAACAGCGGCCAGATCTGCATGGGCAccgagcgcgtgctcgtgccggcgtcgcagtacgacgagctggtcggtcacctgcgcgaggcgtgggCCGGCGCCCAAGTAAAGCGGTACGCGACGATGCACGCCGCACACGCGGGCGACCGgatccgcgagctcgtcgcggacGCACTGGCGAACGGCGCGtcccgcgtcctcggcgacgcgggcgacgcgggggcgggagcgctcgtcgtgccccATGTTCTTGGCGACGTGGGGCCCGAGGCCCGCCTGTATGCCGAGGAGAGCTTCGGGCCCGTCGCGGTGCTGATCAAGAtccccgacgacggcctgtccgagtcgagcgtgATTGACGCCATGGTCGCCATTGCGAACGAGAGCGAGTACGGCCTCAGCGCGGCCGTGTGGGGGCGCAACGCtgcccgagctgcgcgtgtcgcccagcgcctcgagTGCGGCATGTGCCATATCAACTCGCCGACGCTGAACGACTTGCCGACCGTGCCGCATGGCGGGTGGAAGGCTTCCGGCTGGGGACGGTTCAACTCTTCCGAGGGGCTGAGGAACTTTACccag gtCAAGAGCATCGAGGTGCCGCGCGAAGTGTTCGCCATCCCGCTTGACACGCTCGAGCTGTAG
- the lovD_4 gene encoding Acyltransferase LovD: MTSGPTAPAPHLTPKGKAALDALLHAEVDSRLVPALTFGATTADGEIYFAYAGERVLGEPDKGQVDAETVMSYHSCTKLMTTVAVLQLVDAGVLSLSDPAVVEKYAPELYAVPILEGYDESGKAILKKRTQPLTLTHLLTHTSGMTYAFINANTARWVKENKLPGYFEHEAGLAGFVVPLAFEPGSSWTYGMGIDWAGIIVERASGQTLEEYMSANIWQPLGLKSMTFLPGQDHFDRLQKVQTRDASGALVPSEPLRPICPNPSIRQLAGGGGVMGTPRDYLRFLRGILASQNPTPSADNPALFSPQAFNTLFTNALPPRDVTPVYASLEKVTTMQSYHDSAHTANNAQSLGHSVGLVLNFEDSVHGRKAGSGCWDGAAKSQYWLDPKTGIAGICFTQLLTPNPEPFMGTYNRFERALYDALE, from the exons ATGACCAGCGGCCCGACCGCCCCCGCACCCCACCTCAcgcccaagggcaaggccgcgctcgacgccctcctgcacgccgaggtcgactcgCGCCTCGTGCCCGCGCTCACTTTCGGCGCGACcacggccgacggcgagatATACTTTGCGTACGCAGGCGAGCGGGTGCTCGGGGAGCCGGACAAGggccaggtcgacgccgagacgg TCATGTCATACCACTCGTGCACGAAGCTCATGACCACCGTGGCTGtgctgcagctcgtcgacgcgggggTGCTGAGCCTGTCCGATCCTGCCGTGGTGGAGAAGTACGCGCCAGAGCTGTACGCCGTGCCCATCCTCGAGGGGTACGATGAGTCCGGCAAGGCGATCCTCAAGAAGCGCACCCAGCCCCTCACGCTCACACACCTCCTGACGCACACCTCGGGCATGACGTACGCTTTCATCAACGCGAACACGGCGCGCTGGGTGAAAGAAAACAAGCTGCCGGGGTACTTTGAGCACGAGGCCGGGCTGGCGGGCTTCGTCGTGCCGCTCGCTTTCGAGCCCGGGAGCAGCTGGACCTACGGCATGGGTATTGACTGGGCGGGGATCATTgtcgagcgggcgagcgggcagACGCTGGAGGAGTACATGTCGGCCAACATATGGCAGCCGCTCGGCCTGAAGAGCATGACCTTCCTCCCCGGTCAGGACCACTTCGACCGCCTCCAAAAGGTGCAGACGCGggacgcgagcggcgcccTCGTCCCCTCGGAGCCGCTGCGGCCCATCTGCCCCAACCCGAGCATCAGGCagctggccggcggcggcggggtgatgggcacgccgcgcgactATCTGCGGTTCCTGCGGGGTATCCTCGCGTCCCAGAACCCGACCCCTTCAGCGGACAACCCCGCGCTCTTCAGCCCGCAGGCGTTCAACACGCTCTTCACCaacgcgctgccgccgcgcgacgtgACGCCCGTGTACGCGTCCTTGGAGAAAGTGACCACCATGCAGTCGTACCACGACTCCGCGCACACTGCCAACAATGCGCAGTCGCTCGGACACAGCGTCGGCTTGGTCCTCAACTTTGAGGATAGCGTGCACGGGCGCAAGGCCGGTAGCGGGTGCtgggacggcgcggcgaaGAGCCAGTACTGGCTTGATCCCAAGACTGGGATTgcg GGTATCTGCTTCACGCAGCTCCTCACGCCCAACCCCGAACCGTTCATGGGGACGTATAACCGGTTCGAGCGGGCACTGTACGACGCGCTGGAGTAG